The Schistocerca nitens isolate TAMUIC-IGC-003100 chromosome 8, iqSchNite1.1, whole genome shotgun sequence genome includes the window tctgtacaaattgtaaatagcctttcgctccctgtattttacccctgccaccttcagaatttgaaagagagtattccagtcaacattgtcgaaagctttctctaagtctacaaatgctagaaacgtaagtttgcctttccttaatctttcttctaaggtaagtcgtaaggtcagtattgcttcacgtgttccaatatttctcatATCAATGATTAAATGAAATCAAAAATAGAGTACAAAATTAAGGTGTTCATGTCTGAATGTAAAAAAAGCGCTTAcatgatcaaaacatgaaagaaatgtatttgttttcgtgctgtttacacaaaccaaaacaaaattacaaatctcaggcgcttcagtctggaaccgcgcgaccgctacggtcgcaggttcaaatcctgcatcgggcatggatgtgtgcgatgtccttaggttagttaggtttaagtagttcaaggggagtgttgacctcagatgttaagtcccatagtgctcagagccatttgaacacaaaccaaaacaaaattacaaatctcagggccgatttgaatgggcgtggacacgactcagttattaagggcaAGGAAGAGGggacgaatcgtctcaccattattCGTTACCTTTCGTCGTGTACTGCTATCGGGGGCAAGCGAGTCGTCTGCTCCCATCAGCAATCAGGGCTTTGCGGCGGGGCCCACCTGCGGTCTCCGCATTGTCTGTCCGTTGTCTgttgcgtggccgaagctgtgaTATCACGGCGTGggaaggcggatgttggcgatgCTGGAAGAGCTCATATGTCCTCTCGCTTCTGCGGTGTCTCCACAACTCCCCTATCGCCTCTCTTCCATCTGTCAGCTCAACTCCGAAATGTTCTTCCTTTCGGCGTTGTCAATGGCGGACAATATTTTTAATGCAGCCCAATGACGGATCGCCATTCCATAGCCACGCCTCTCCGTGGCGGGTGAAAATTTCCAATCTGGCGTGAGCTGGCGTGTGCCTCGTGAATTGGCATCTTTCCCACGAGTTCTCATTCTTACGacgttttcctgcattccgaggctCTTTTGAGAAAAGCTACACAACACTTTCTGTGCGAGGCCTGGACATGTTTGGGCTCTGTCTCAAAATCTTCTGGCGTCCACGATTTATAAGGAATGTACTCACTGTCAAGGAAAACATCTTCTTAAGTACGGTGACTCCTGTGCGCTAATTCCCCGCCCTTTGTGTATACTCCTGAggtgctggaattgtcggcacatTCCTGCTTTGTAAGGCAGGCAAAATTACTGCCGCcaggccagaagaactcagatTGGGTGTGACACGTACATTCTTGGTGTTCTGTACTAATGGCTGCAGCTGTCCATCAGTGTTTGGCAGACAGGCCCTTCGCAATGTGTCCCTCCTCGAGCAAGGTGAGGACGTCCGGCCGGCTTCCCGCTGTTGCCTGCAGAATGACTGCGGTGTCCTCTCTGCACAGGCTCGCCGCAGGGTGTCCGGCCCTCTCCTCCTCCTCAGTGTAACATCATAgatcgacctgcgacagcaatcgcacaacttacgTACGGGCCGCTACGCCGCcccgagcgctaagagtgcattgcgatcgcaggcgcgcgtgttgcgtacgggccgcgaggtgccgccacgagcgcaactgtatacagggtgttacaaaaacgtacgaccaaactttcaggaaacattcctcacacgcaaagaaagaaaatatgttatgtggacatgtgtccggaaacgcttactttccgtgttaattttattacttctcttcatatcacattaatcatggaatggaaacacacagcaacagaacgtaccagtgtgacttcaaacactttgtttcaggaaatgttccaaaatttcctcagttagcgaggatacatgcatccaccctccttcgcatggaatccctgatgcgctgatgcagccctggagaatggcttactgtatcacagccgtccacaatacgagcacgaagagtctctgcatttggtaccggggttgcgtacactCAAATgcatccataaatgaaagtcaagagggttgaggtcaggagagcgtggaggccatggaatttgtccgcctctaccaatccatcggtcaccgaatctgtggttgagaagcgtaccaacacttcgactgaaatgtgaaggggctccatcgtgcatgaaccacatgttgtttcgtactcgtaaaggcacatgttctagtagcacaggtagagtatcccgtatgaaatcatgataacgtgctccattgagcgtaggtggaagaacatggggcccaatcaagacatcaccaacaatgcctgcccaaacgttcacagaaaatctgtgttgatgacgtgattgcacaattgcgtgcggattctcgtcagcccacacatgttgattgtgaaaatttacaatttgatcacgttggaatgaagcctgatccgtaaagagaacatttgcactgaaatgaggattgacacattgttggatgaaccattcgcagaagtgtacccgtggaggccaatcagctgctgatagtgcctgcacacgctgtacatggtacggaaacaacaggttctcccgtagcactctccatacagtgacgtggtcaacgttaccttgtacagcagcaacttctctgacgctgacattagggttatcgtcaactgcacgaagaattgcctcgtccattgcaggtgtcttcgtcgttctaggtcttccccagtcgcgagtcataggctggaatgttccgtgctccctaagacgccgatcaattgcttcgaacgtctgccTGTGGGGactccttcgttctggaaatctgtctcgatacaaacgtaccgcgccacggctattgccccgtgctaatccatacatcaaatgggcatctgccatctccgcatttgtaaacattgcactgactgcaaaaccacgttcgtgatgaacactaacctgttgatcctacgtactgatgtgcttgatgctagtactgtagagcaatgagtcgcatgtcaacacaagcaccgaagtcaacattaccttccttcaattgggccaactggcggtgaatcgaggaagtacaacacatactgacgaaactaaaatgagctctaacatggaataatcttttatttatttgtgtgtgaggaatttttcctgaaagtttggccgtacctttttgtaacaccctgtataagtgccgacggagttcggccagctctcattttgttggtaTCTCATTTTTGTCTATTTCCTTATTTGCTtattgcttagctcttattcgtttatggctcacgTTATTGTGCTCCCTTTCAGCCAttttgattgttttgatttactcccaattgagaagtgctcatttggGCATTTCACTTttccatatttctcattttgctaataatatgctccttagctttttacagttgaattgattaacatagtctcatgtactgttcgttcatttcagcctgttcatattttgatgttcttcaaatactgtaataattatcggaagcatttcttcccttcagCTTgtgtattctcgatgtaggatttgttctgtgacacaggtgtaaggttttgaatataaattatatacgaaactgtgctttaaaaggaatttatttttttcagtttgtactacatcaaacgacaattttgtgatatgagggagaaatttgaggggcgaacccatggaaatacagtgatcccctttaaaaataataatttgtgtgacactgaaagacgtgacatcAGCCACTGACTATTAGTAGTAACAGGAGTCCAGTAAATTCTATCGATTCTACTATGCCATCCCATATTTTGTCAACCCCAAATGTCGACCTGATCACTGACTATATAGTAGTGGTTTATATACTAATGACTGAAGCTGACCTCCCGTCACTAATACTTCATGTAGGtgtgtttctgtttctttttgacGTCTCATTACGCAGCTTCAGATTTTAAAAGTAATATAATGGTTATTAAGGATCCACTCTTCTCAGCCAGCCTACAATATaatcgattttttaaatgtttttggaaaaactTACGAAGCAATCAATGCAATTCTTTTTGCACATTATCTATTGATCCATAGTGCTTCTTTGAagaagttggccggccgaagtggccgtgcggttaaaggcgctgcagtctggaaccgcaagaccgctacggtcgcaggttcgaatcctgcctcgggcatggatgtttgtgatgtccttaggttagttaggtttaactagttctaagttctaggggactaatgacctcagcagttgagtcccatagtgctcagagccatttgaagaagttgaaagattaccgtcaaacctccttccCTAGGGACGCCAGAtcaaagttgatgtcgtcaagccctgaatgaaaaatgcgcaacggataactggggagaggggcttgagagcgctacctagagagcgtgtcctttctgtacgatactaggcaagaggctggagggctcacacgctgatgtgtgcttccttgcattctatagcttttattttaaataaattcccttaacttgacttctttgtgatttttaaggtatgttaaagattgatgacaattgattatctatttattttaaacattatcactcgactttacagcgattgcagcaattgttccagttcacagatattacaattttacaacttatagctcgggtatattatatactaacctgcacgcacatttctacgggaaagacggaattgcgttggccaaatgtataccaccaaagtctcccaatattttacatggggcatccactatgtgaggaggataacgggcaaactggggaccagatactttaacacagggggtcaaatttacgaaattaaacgagaacattcatttccttacacagtccgaagctggaaataaaagtacaaatattcaaataccgcTCTTCCATACGTGAGcagtgagacagacgcactgaaggcacgtctgctcacttacccgtcttctgtaacacacccagaatatggcgggcacccggaggtcttcctggggcccggtggagggggtggtcgaaccacttggccgggACCAACCTCTCcatcccaaatcttgtgacactggaaccgtctttgacttttacctgcctgtgctgtctctctgatcccctacccaggagtaagtttggcactactatactacagaactacttcccaacaaagatttggtcacgctttatggaaaggtgtgaggagaattagaaaagttcatgtgcagattcacattcatggacaagaaatgcataatacacgacacatataaatacgtattatgaagcctgacacatttctttccacccgtccacatgggttctgttgcacccgcggtcggtcgcgtcgtgcaataaaattggcggcggagccgcctccGTTCTTATTTcctggtgcgagcgagcagcgaaacctgctgcttatggagcggaaactactgtaccattTCAAAATGCAGTCATCATTAAGCCCCCCATCCGAAGTGTTAATGTTGATCCGTCCAAAATGAAGCGTGTCTTATGACAGAAGTCCTGCAGTTCGCAAAtcttatctgaaattaaaaaacaaacagttttcttCATCTACAGGATACTGCATACGGTGTAATAGCACAGTTTTTTGAAACttaacaaaacaataatttattttgaaaagaCAGTCATGGTCGCCTgtaagttgttactttttattaGTGGATGACCGGTCTCGATCTACTACAGAGACCATCATCAGATCCACGTTCCTTGTTGATTTCGTGACAGTAGGAGTCGCTGGCGTGGAGTAGGCCCATCCATGCCGGCGTTAGGAGCACTGTTCCCAACAGTGTTCTGATTGCTGGCGCAGATGGGCCTGCTCCACAACAGCGATTCCTACTATCACCAAGGAATATGGATCTGATGATGGTCTCTGTagtagatcgaaaccggtcatccacgACTAAAAAGTAACAACTTATATGTGACCAAGACTGTGTTTTCTAAATAAATTGTATAGTTATTAGATCGTTGTTGCCTGGAATAAAGTTCCAGAAAATTACAAAACAATGAAATGGCGCACACTTGAAACAAAGATGTACGTAGTTTCGTTCTGTGTCTTTGACCACATTTTTTTAACAATAACtaatgaataaatgaaaataaaaaattatcctaTTAATACCTTCAGACATGCTTGCGGAGTAATTCAGCCGTATTTGAGAAAGACCTCATTATCAACGTACCCGCAGTTCTGTCTGTCACCTTGAGATACAGTGTGTAACGTGACTCCTGTTATAAACAAACTGGTACATGTTCTCGCAGATATCCCCCGACGCGTTCTACGCGCTGAGAGACCTCAAGGAGGTCAACATCTCGCACAACGAGCTGAACGTGCTGCCCCGCGACGCGTTCGCCGAGTGCCGCCGGCTGGAGCTTCTGGACCTGTCCTGGAACCCGCTGGTGCTGCCCGGCCGGGGCCCCATGCTGGCCTCCAGCTCGCTGTCCGCTCTCGACATGTCCTTCTGCAGCCTCGGCAAACTACCGGACCAGGTTTTCTCCAAGGTGCCGGCCCTCAGCGAACTGCGACTGCGCGGCAACGACGTCCAGCTTGCATCGGATTGCGTTCTGGAACCGATCCCCCAGCTGATACTGCTGGACGCCGATCTGACGTTCCAGTGGACCGAGTGCTCTTCCCAGGAGGCGACAACCAGTGGGAGTCGACGCGTGACGAAGTTGGGAGACTCTGGGAGCGGGCGAGACCCCGGCGAGCTGTAGGCAAGAGACGAAGAGGGGTCGCTCATCCCCATACTGGCCCTGTGGGTCGCTCTGGTCGTTATTGTGGTGCTTATACTGTTGGTACTTATCTTCATTTGTAAAGCATGTAAAGGAGGGGAACTCAAATTCTGTCCTTCCTCGAGTGCAGAAGATAGAGAGGACGCGTGTTTTAATACTGTGTTGCTAATAGACAAGATTTAGCTCCGATCTCACATCTTATCTTGCATAGATTTCACAACCAAAGACATCTAAGCTACCCATAAGAAAGAAAAGGCTATTCACTTCCTTTACGTGTTACATAGAATACAACTGTGCGTGCCCTCCAATGTGCCAACGAAATATTCCTCTCTCATTTAAATTTTCTCTAACATTCCTAGTGAGTCCTCACAGTAACGAGAGCTATCGTCGGGAACATATCCACACAGCTATGTTGTAGCTGTAAACTGTAAAGGATCTGTTTTCATTGGCATATGAGCACAGGTTCTCTGGAAACCTAACGTACTTCAGAATAACATACTAATGCATCAACATTtttcaaatacactctaagacaaaaaagccgCTGTTCTGAGCGTGTCCAGGCATGTCTTAGTCCTGGAATCTTTGGCTGGAGTAATGTTGTGTTCGGTGGAGTGTGCCGCTTCGCATTGAGCCTTGATGTCCAGCGAAGGCAAGAAGGCGTGTCTGGAGGCGCCTCAAACAGCGGTGGGAGATCAACCTCAtatcgcccaccatacggcctgaCAGATAAGACCGAAGctctgggctgccatttcatttcatagcaggatcacgTGGTTGTCATCCGCGCCACCCTCACAggacagcggtatgtcgacgaatttctatgtcccgttttgttgcgcttacatttcagtaagctaATACCCGCGTCCGCACAGAGAGAGttgctactgtttgtcttcgtgcttgccagctaGGTCGGCGaatctctccccaatcgagaacgtGTGGAGCACAAtaggctcgcaggttcgaatcctgcctcgggcatgggtgtgtgtgatgtccttaggttaggtcggtttaagtagttctaagttctaggggactgatgaccagagatgttaagtcccatagtgctcagagccatttgaaccatttgaaccacaataggCAGAGACACCCCAACCAATCACCtaggaggtcatccaacaactttACCAAACAATGTCAAGCCTAATAACTCCTTGCGTAAGTGGAAGTGGTGGACCAATGCCTTACTGACGTATAATGTATTGTTAGCTGAGAAAATAGAGGATCTGATTTACAGTAAGTGGGCACCTAGCAACAGCTATGGCTGTCAGTTGTGCCCTTTGAATTGTGTCGCCATTGATGCTGGTGGCGCCCCATCTCGAGAATGGTAGTATTCCTTTGCTGTTAATCAGTAATTCCCTTCTGGATATAATTCATATTACGGGTTTCAGCTGCTGCTATCGTCTGTGTTTGTGACACGCTTGTGTTGACTGCTACGTTGACAAAAGTGTTTCTAGGGCAggctcaactacatctacatctacatacatactccgcaatccactatactgtgcgtggcggagggtacctcgtaccacaactagcatcttctctccctgttccactcccaaacagaacgagggaaaaatgactgcctatatgcctctgtacgagcccttaactctcttatcttatctgtgtggtatttccgcgaaaaataagttggcggcagtaaaattgtactgcaggcagcctcaaatgctggttctctaaatttcctctgtagcgattcacgaaaagaacgccacctttcctgcagagactcccacccgagtttctgaagcatttccgtaacactcgcgtgatgatcaaacctaccagtaacaaatctagcagccggcctctgaattgcttctatgtcctccctcaatccgacctgataaggatcccaaacgctcgagcagtactcaagaataggtcgtattagtgttttataagcgttcTCATTTACAGAAATA containing:
- the LOC126199133 gene encoding CD180 antigen-like gives rise to the protein MFSQISPDAFYALRDLKEVNISHNELNVLPRDAFAECRRLELLDLSWNPLVLPGRGPMLASSSLSALDMSFCSLGKLPDQVFSKVPALSELRLRGNDVQLASDCVLEPIPQLILLDADLTFQWTECSSQEATTSGSRRVTKLGDSGSGRDPGEL